TAAAGAGGCTAGGCAGAGCTCAGAATAGAGAAGATCTAAGATATTTGGAGGAATGAAAGATGAAAATGTACGGCTACGGCGGTAAAATACTCAAAGTCGATTTGACTACTAGCAAAATCTCTACAGAAGAAACCAAAAAAGAGTTCATCGAAAAATATCTTGGTGGCGATGGCTTCGGAGTAAAATTATTATATGAAAATTTCAAGCCAGAAACACAAGCGCTCTCGCTAGAAAATATTCTCGTAATTTCGCCAGGCTTATTTACAGGCACACCTGTTCCTACTGCAGGTAAGACAGGCTTCTATTCTAAATCGCCTTTAACAAATGCATTTGCGCAGTCAATGCTCGGCGCTTTTGGCTACGAACTAAAATATGCATGTTATGATAGCTTGATAATCAAAGGCAAATCTGAAAAGCCGTGCTACTTGTGGATCAACGATGATAATATAGAAATAAAAAACGCGGAGCATGTCTGGGGTAAGGATACAAGAGAAACTGCTGAGCTGATAAAGAAAGAAGCTGATCCTAAAGCTACAGTTGCCTGCATTGGTATTGGCGGTGAAAATCTGGTTAAGTTTGCTTGCGTTTGCTGCGAAGAGCGCCAGGCAGGAAGAACTGGTATGGGCGCAGTAATGGGGAGTAAGAACCTAAAGGCAATTGCTGTGAGAGGGACTAAAGGCTTGGAAATTGCAGAGCCAGACAAACTAAAATCATTAGCTGAGATATTTTTGAAAAAGATTCTGGAGCATCCTTCTTATAAAGAAGACACTCTTTACGGCACTGGCGAGTTCTTAGAATGGGTTAATAATGAGCGCGGTACTTTACCTACAAGAAATTGGCAAGCGTCAATATTTGAAGGAAGCAAAACAATTTCTCCGTATTACTGGGCACCGAAGTATTCCAAAAAAAACAAAGCATGCTTTTCATGTATAAAACCATGCGGTAAATTATTTGTTATAGAAGAGGGTAAATATAAAGGAACTGTGGTTGACGGCCCTGAATATGAGACGCAATATGCACTTGGCAGTCAGTGCGGCAACGATGATATAGAAGTACTTGCGAAAGCAAATGAGCTCTGCGATCTATATGGCATTGATACAATTTCATGCGGTGTAGTTATAGGCTTTGCTATGGAACTTTTTGAGAAAGGTATTATTAGTGAAAAAGAAGCAGGCTTAAAACTGACTTTCGATAATCACGAAGCTATTCTTACTATAATAGAGAAAATTGCAAACCGCGAAAGCATTGGTAATGTACTTGCAGAAGGTGTAAGAATTGCAGCTCAGAAAATCGGCAAGAATGCTGAGAGCTACGCACTTCACGTTAAAGGCTTAGAGCCTCCAGCTTACGATGTTCGAGGCTTGAAAGGCATGGGCTTAGGCTTCGCTACTTCGCCGCGCGGAGCGTGCCATTTGCGCTCAGGCTTCTACGGCGTTGAGTTAACAGGCAAATGGTGGAAGTTTAAAGATATCGACAGATTTTCAACTGATAAGAAAGGAGAATCTGTAAAGATAACAGAGGATTTAATGTCTCTGTACGATGCTGTTGGCTTGTGCAAATTCTCGCGCCATATATTCTTTTTGGAAGAGATACCTCAGTTTATAGAAGCAGTAACAGGTTTGAAATTTAGTAATGATGAGCTTTTGAAAGTAGGAGAAAGAATAAACAATATCAAAAGATTATTCAATTTAAGAGAAGGCTTAACAAGGAAAGATGACACTTTACCAAAACGCATATTTACACCGATACTTGAAGGCAAAAGTAAAGGCTCTTACATTAAAAAAGAAGAGCTTGATAAAATGCTTGACGATTATTACGAAGCGAGAGGGTGGGATAAAGAAGGAATACCGACAAAAGAGAAGCTGAAAGAGTTAGGACTTTAAAGTAGGAAACGACAATTGAGATCACAGCCGACGACAGGGCGATATTTATAAAACAAGAAGTGTTAAATGAAAAATTGCTTGGTAAGTTTCTCAAACATGTAAAAGAAACATTGAAGACTTTGAAGTTCTGAATATTACGGCACTTCGCCTATCTGCTCGGACTTTAGATGCTTGTCCGCCGTTACGCTCTTTTCTCTAGCTCGGAAACGTCTATTTGGTCTTTACCTCTTTTCGAGCGCCTTTTTATCTTGAGCAAATCTTCTTTGCCTATTACAAAAAATTTTACATTATCAAACTTGAAAATTTTTCGCCTTTTCCAAAGCTCATTGAATTTGCTGCTATCTATTTTTACCAGACCTATTTTACATTCAGACAATGATAATATTTTTCATCACTTATGGAGTTGCAAAACTTACCCAGCTCAGTTATATCATAGATTTTGAAAAGATGCTTGAAAAGCTTCGTCAAGCTAGCGCTCTCTCGCGCTCTAGCAGTTCGCGCTCCCTCTCTATAAGCTCTTCTTCCAATTTAATTCGCTTTTCTTCTCGCTGCGCAAGCTCCAT
This region of Candidatus Thermoplasmatota archaeon genomic DNA includes:
- a CDS encoding aldehyde ferredoxin oxidoreductase family protein yields the protein MYGYGGKILKVDLTTSKISTEETKKEFIEKYLGGDGFGVKLLYENFKPETQALSLENILVISPGLFTGTPVPTAGKTGFYSKSPLTNAFAQSMLGAFGYELKYACYDSLIIKGKSEKPCYLWINDDNIEIKNAEHVWGKDTRETAELIKKEADPKATVACIGIGGENLVKFACVCCEERQAGRTGMGAVMGSKNLKAIAVRGTKGLEIAEPDKLKSLAEIFLKKILEHPSYKEDTLYGTGEFLEWVNNERGTLPTRNWQASIFEGSKTISPYYWAPKYSKKNKACFSCIKPCGKLFVIEEGKYKGTVVDGPEYETQYALGSQCGNDDIEVLAKANELCDLYGIDTISCGVVIGFAMELFEKGIISEKEAGLKLTFDNHEAILTIIEKIANRESIGNVLAEGVRIAAQKIGKNAESYALHVKGLEPPAYDVRGLKGMGLGFATSPRGACHLRSGFYGVELTGKWWKFKDIDRFSTDKKGESVKITEDLMSLYDAVGLCKFSRHIFFLEEIPQFIEAVTGLKFSNDELLKVGERINNIKRLFNLREGLTRKDDTLPKRIFTPILEGKSKGSYIKKEELDKMLDDYYEARGWDKEGIPTKEKLKELGL